One window of the Candidatus Zixiibacteriota bacterium genome contains the following:
- a CDS encoding RNA polymerase, sigma 70 subunit, RpoD subfamily, whose translation MAKQSLKYRDEDRSLDLYLREIGETPLIPAEEEVRLAKQIRQGSKQALESLTKANLRFVVSVAKQYQNQGLSLADLINEGNIGLIKAAKRFDETRGFKFISYAVWWIRQAILQALAEQSRIVRLPLNRVGTLHKIGKISSSLEQGLGREPSPDEIARELDLSEMEVSDTLKISNSHLSLDAPFSVSEDNSLIDILEDEFQPAPDEELLDQSLKLEIEKALDTLTAREAEVISLYFGLNHEKALTLEEIGARFSLTRERVRQIKEKAIRRLRHASRSRSLRAYLN comes from the coding sequence GTGGCTAAACAATCTTTAAAGTACCGCGACGAAGACAGGTCCCTGGACCTGTACCTCCGTGAAATAGGGGAGACTCCCCTTATTCCCGCCGAGGAAGAAGTGCGATTGGCCAAACAAATCAGGCAAGGCAGCAAACAAGCCCTTGAATCCTTAACGAAGGCCAATCTCCGCTTTGTGGTCTCGGTGGCCAAGCAGTATCAGAACCAGGGTCTATCCCTGGCCGACCTTATCAACGAAGGGAATATCGGTCTTATCAAGGCGGCCAAACGGTTCGATGAAACCCGGGGATTCAAATTCATCAGTTATGCCGTCTGGTGGATAAGACAGGCCATCCTGCAGGCTCTGGCCGAGCAGAGCCGCATTGTCCGTCTGCCCCTGAACCGGGTCGGGACTCTTCACAAAATCGGCAAGATATCCAGTTCGCTCGAGCAGGGTCTGGGGCGGGAGCCGTCCCCCGATGAAATCGCCCGGGAACTCGATCTATCGGAGATGGAAGTTTCCGATACTCTGAAAATCTCCAATTCGCATCTGTCGCTCGATGCCCCTTTTTCGGTTTCGGAGGATAATTCCCTCATCGATATCCTTGAGGATGAATTTCAGCCGGCGCCGGACGAGGAACTTCTCGATCAGTCGCTAAAACTGGAGATCGAAAAAGCGCTGGATACTCTCACGGCGCGCGAAGCCGAAGTTATCAGTCTCTATTTCGGACTGAATCATGAGAAGGCTCTCACGCTCGAGGAGATCGGGGCCCGCTTTTCTCTGACCCGCGAGCGGGTCCGGCAGATAAAGGAGAAGGCGATCCGTCGCCTCCGTCACGCCTCCCGCAGCCGCTCCTTACGGGCCTATTTGAATTAA